The Flavivirga eckloniae genomic interval TGTGCGTCCCAGACTTGTTTCAGGATGATTTTTTTAAGAACTATTTTTTTACTGTCATAGTGCTCTCCTCTTTAATTTAAAGCCGAGAAATGAATTTCGATTTTGATAAAAAATTGGAAGAAAGAGGCATTTTATTAAAACAAACAACCCTCCGAATCCCGATCTCATCGGGATCCACCTCCCTTTTAAAAAGCTACGGTGTACCCACATCTTTTTAATCAAGCCACGAATTACACAGATTTACACAAATAAAACCTCAATATGATGGATAGCTCTCTATACTATTCATAATCACGAATCAGACTTTCAGTCTGTTTTTACAATCCAGACCCGATTTAATTCTATTATATTTCTGTACTCTAATTTATTAGTGAAACTCTATTTTGAAAAGTTGCGAAGCAAAGCATTCAAAATAGTAAGTTGAACTAATCCCGCTTTCTATGCTGAACTTGTTTCAGTATCTGGCGGGATCTTAAGTCTAATACCTCGAAGCTTGCTTCTGAATTTATAAAGAATATTTTCAATTGAATGCCTCGTACGCTTGCTTCGAGGATTATTTACCTATAAGCAAGCATAGATTACTTATTTGTAAATAATTTATATTTAGATCCATTTGTGATAATTCGTGAAATTAGTGTCTATCTTTTTAGAATTATTATTTAATATGCAGCCATATTTGTGGGTACACCGTAGCTTTTAAAAAGAGAGGAACACCTTGAACCCTTAAGCAAGATTCACGTTAATTTAATAAGTTACTGCCCCCATAATGGTTATATCTTTCAACCTTTCCTTTGGAGTAACTTTTAGTTTTTCAATTTTTCCATCCTTCAAAACGGCTTCTATTGTTGTGTTTAAAGGTGCATGAAGTTTAAAATCTACATCCCATTCTTTGGGCCACGCTGGGAAAAGAAGAATTTTATCACCAACAGGCTGCAATAACATGGCATGTAAAGTTTGTTGAGCTACTCCTCCATTATCATGGTCTGGCACCCAGTCGCCATGTATATAAAATGCCGGAAATCTGTATGCTCCCGAGTAAACAAATCTATTGCCAAGATGTATTCGCGCTTCATCAGTCAATCCCAAATAAGCTGCATAAACAGGATCATTATGCCAACATCTGTAAACACCTTTAAAATCTTTTTTATGAAAAGAGTTTTGTATCATTTCCAGATCATCAAACCCTAATCCATATTGGCGATAAGGAAACACTGAATAAAGTGCAACATTCTCAACATTATTGCTTTTTGAAAAGTTTTCCCAGGCGGGAGCCATATATCTTACTCCATTTTCATCAAGTTTTATTGGATAATCAGGAATCAGTTCTGCTATTCTTGCCCATTCATTTCGCTGTTCTTCTGTGGTGTTTTTTGTTAACGTCATTAATTCCTGCAATACTTTTTTCATACCTGCAATTTCTGGAAGTGGGTTTTTCACATTCCAATAAGTTTCCAGGGCTTGTGCCGGATACATTTCTATTTTACCTTCTTTACCCAAGGGCCAATGATTAGCAAAAAACGTAACTACTTCTTTAATTATAGGTAAAGCTGTGTCTTCAAGAAAAGCTGTATCTTGAGTATATTTAAAGTATTCCAACATCATTACACTAAGTTCCAGACCTCCTTGCCAATAACGCTTTACATAACCACTGCGTACCAACCCTAATGGTTTGTTATTTCTGTCGTAACCATAATCGCTATTTGCGTAAGTTCCCCAAAAAAGCATAGTTTCCGGGAAAAAAGCGCCTTTATGATCATAATAAAGTTCAGTACGTTTTTTTGCCAAAGGAAGTGCATCACGATACATCTTAAAGAATGGTTTCATCAACTCAAAATCACCCGTTGCAATCATCGGCCAATACACCTGACGTTGATTTTGAAACCAAAAGGGTTCACCCCAATTCCTATAGTCTGCATCCCAATTCTTTTTTGGATCTACATGCCCGGTTTTGGTTCCGGGATGCGCATCAACTGTAAATAGTGAGCCATTATACTTAATAGGGTATTTACCTCTACCAGCACACCCCATCAAGTAGCGATGAGCATACCAACCTCTAGAAATATCGTTTGTCTCTTTTGTATTCTTTCCAGATACTTTTACCCAACTTGTGTTCCAGAAGTCATTCCACCAGTCAAGATGCTTATTTTTTGCCAATGCTACATCAAGAGCCTCCATTTTAGTAGCATTGTCCTTTATTTTATCTTTCCACTCCTCAATTGTAGCTTTCTCCATTGTTAAAACATGAACGGACAGATTTAAATGCTTAGTTTTCTTTTTAGAAATTAGAGATGTAGACGATTCTTTAGTTAAACCTTCAGCTCTTATTAGCCCTCCAAAAGTTCGGTGAAGTAACGGATCTTCTCCAATTATCGATTCTAAACCCTGTAATTCCATGGATGCTCTGTAAACCGAACGTTTGTTGTGATGCAACCACATGAGTTCATCCTTTCCTGATTCCACAATTGAATCTGGTTCTACGTATATAGGTTCTCCTGATTCTCGACTATGGAAAAAAGAAAACTTTTCATATTCTTCTATTTGGCGTCTTTCTGTACGCCATGGTTCTATCGAAACTTTTGCTTTAAACTTTTTGCCTCCTTCAACATCAACATGTATAACTGGGTTGTTCGCATCAACCCACATAACAATGGTACGCTTATTTTCACCTTCATCCATTTTCACAACCCATTGTCCCTGCTTAAACTGCAGTTCTTGAAAATAAGGCGTTTTAGGAGTTACCAGGTTGGGAGAAAACGACACTCTAACCTTACCTAGTTTTACAAGACGTGCATTATCGCTCCAGGCATCCGTTTTTGAGATATAAAAAATCAAATCCCCACTCTCCTCTACCCAGGCATTAACACCAATATCGCCGTTACCTAAAGGCATTGATCCAAGCGAGTTCTTACATGGCGCATTCCAAATGGGGTTGTAATCGGAAATATTTTGTGCCTGAACTTCACTCTTGTTTGTTATTGTAAATACTAAAGTAATAAGTAAATAAGCTAATGCATTGAAATAGTTGTTCATTTAAAATCTAATTAATTGTTCTTTAGTTATAATATTAAGAAAGGAAGATTACATTATAATGCTATGTTGTATAAAAACCGCAAGTATCAGAACGGATAAAATAGCATATCTTCTTCCTTTATTTTCTAAAGTATAATGATAATCAATTTTATCGAGTTCTTATGGGGATATTTAGTTTAAAAACGATAATATATTAATCAAAATATTTCTTCGAACACATGTTAATCAGGATTTTTCATAATTTCTCTACAAATTATCCAACTGGTTGCTTTTCTTATCCTCACTAATCGTCCAAAAGAAGCCTACAAAAAAGAACTGATCTACCGATGGCTGCAAAGCACGTCTATTAAAATGCCCGTTTAAATCTGGAGTGTTGGCATACTGATACCCATTAATATTTCTAAACCCTAAAGCATTGTTTACAGAAGCATAAAGGATTTTTTGGGGACTAATTAAATACGCCCAGTTAATACTCAAACTGTTATACGGTTTAGTTTTGTTATTTAAAAACCCCGGTTCGTTAGGATTCGTATAAGTTCTACCAGACGCTAAGGCATAACTAAACCCTATCTGGCTTTTCCACTTGTCAACCCAATATTTCCCAACAACCGATAAGTTATGTGTATTGGCAAAGTTTGGCTGAGATTTTACCGGGTAATTCTTATAATCTCGCTCGGTATCCAAAAAGGAATAGCTTAGCCAGTAATCGACATTTTTAATGCTTTTGCTATCTCTCCAAAAGAAATCAATACCCCTGGCAAAACCAGAGCCATTATTATTAAAATTAGTATTAAAATTGGTAAACTCAGAATCATATT includes:
- a CDS encoding DUF5703 domain-containing protein, which codes for MNNYFNALAYLLITLVFTITNKSEVQAQNISDYNPIWNAPCKNSLGSMPLGNGDIGVNAWVEESGDLIFYISKTDAWSDNARLVKLGKVRVSFSPNLVTPKTPYFQELQFKQGQWVVKMDEGENKRTIVMWVDANNPVIHVDVEGGKKFKAKVSIEPWRTERRQIEEYEKFSFFHSRESGEPIYVEPDSIVESGKDELMWLHHNKRSVYRASMELQGLESIIGEDPLLHRTFGGLIRAEGLTKESSTSLISKKKTKHLNLSVHVLTMEKATIEEWKDKIKDNATKMEALDVALAKNKHLDWWNDFWNTSWVKVSGKNTKETNDISRGWYAHRYLMGCAGRGKYPIKYNGSLFTVDAHPGTKTGHVDPKKNWDADYRNWGEPFWFQNQRQVYWPMIATGDFELMKPFFKMYRDALPLAKKRTELYYDHKGAFFPETMLFWGTYANSDYGYDRNNKPLGLVRSGYVKRYWQGGLELSVMMLEYFKYTQDTAFLEDTALPIIKEVVTFFANHWPLGKEGKIEMYPAQALETYWNVKNPLPEIAGMKKVLQELMTLTKNTTEEQRNEWARIAELIPDYPIKLDENGVRYMAPAWENFSKSNNVENVALYSVFPYRQYGLGFDDLEMIQNSFHKKDFKGVYRCWHNDPVYAAYLGLTDEARIHLGNRFVYSGAYRFPAFYIHGDWVPDHDNGGVAQQTLHAMLLQPVGDKILLFPAWPKEWDVDFKLHAPLNTTIEAVLKDGKIEKLKVTPKERLKDITIMGAVTY